From the genome of Malus sylvestris chromosome 6, drMalSylv7.2, whole genome shotgun sequence, one region includes:
- the LOC126626575 gene encoding calnexin homolog encodes MVRVRGGVLPVLLVLVACFAFQQLSASDDTVFYDSFDDTFEGRWIVSSKEEYQGVWSHSKSEGHEDYGLLVSEPAKKYAIVKELEKPESLNDGTIVLQFETRLQNGLECGGAYLKYLRPQEAGWEPKIFDNESPYSIMFGPDKCGLTNKVHFIFKHKNPKSGEYVEHHLTTPPSVPVDKLTHVYTAILKPNNELVILVDGEEKKKANFLSADDFMPPLIPTKTIPDPEDKKPEDWDERAKIQDPNAVKPEDWDEDAPMEIVDEEAEKPEGWLDDEPEEIDDPDSTKPEDWDDEEDGEWEAPRIENPKCVTAPGCGEWKKPMKRNPAYKGKWHAPLIDNPSYKGVWKPQEIPNPSYFEADKPNFEPIAAVGIEIWTMQDGILFDNILIAKDEKVAQTYRETGWKPKFEVEKEKSKEEEDVQGKDGFLATVQKKIFDLLYTVADLPFLSSHKPKIVDLIEKAEEQPNLTVGILVAIVVIIFTVFVKLLFGGKKPARVEKKTTGATAASSSAAAKEDEKEKEGTSSESEKEGAAAPRRRSTTRREN; translated from the exons atggttAGGGTTCGCGGTGGTGTTCTTCCGGTGCTGCTGGTGCTGGTAGCTTGCTTTGCATTTCAGCAGCTATCTGCTTCCGACGATACG GTATTTTACGATTCGTTTGATGACACATTCGAAGGCCGATGGATCGTTTCTAGCAAAGAAGAGTACCAAG GTGTGTGGAGTCACTCAAAGAGCGAGGGACATGAGGATTACGGACTTCTTGTGAGTGAGCCTGCCAAGAAGTACGCAATAGTGAAGGAGCTTGAGAAGCCTGAGAGTCTGAATGATGGAACTATTGTCCTCCAATTTGAGACTCGTCTCCAGAACGGGCTTGAATGTGGTGGTGCCTATCTGAAATACCTTCGACCTCAGGAGGCTGGTTGGGAACCTAAGATATTTGACAATGAGTCTCCTTATTCGATCATGTTTGGACCTGACAAATGTGGGCTCACAAACAAGGTTCACTTCATTTTCAAGCACAAGAACCCCAAGAGCGGAGAGTACGTTGAACACCATTTGACGACTCCACCCTCTGTTCCAGTTGACAAACTTACTCATGTGTACACTGCCATTCTTAAACCCAATAACGAGTTGGTAATTCTGGTTGAtggggaagagaagaagaaggcgaaTTTCCTATCGGCTGATGATTTCATGCCACCTCTTATTCCTACCAAGACAATCCCTGATCCAGAGGATAAGAAGCCTGAGGATTGGGATGAGAGAGCCAAGATTCAAGACCCAAATGCTGTAAAGCCAGAGGACTGGGATGAGGATGCCCCAATGGAAATTGTAGATGAAGAAGCAGAAAAACCTGAAGGATGGTTGGATGATGAGCCTGAGGAGATAGATGATCCTGATTCCACGAAACCAGAAGACTGGGATGATGAGGAGGATGGTGAATGGGAAGCCCCAAGGATCGAGAACCCAAAGTGTGTGACCGCCCCTGGTTGTGGTGAATGGAAGAAGCCAATGAAGAGGAACCCAGCTTACAAGGGAAAATGGCATGCCCCACTTATCGATAACCCCAGTTACAAGGGTGTCTGGAAGCCTCAGGAGATTCCAAACCCCAGCTACTTTGAAGCTGACAAACCCAACTTTGAGCCTATCGCAGCTGTCGGCATTGAGATCTGGACGATGCAAGATGGTATATTGTTTGACAACATTTTGATAGCGAAGGACGAGAAAGTTGCACAAACATACAGAGAGACCGGTTGGAAACCAAAATTTGAAGTTGAGAAAGAGAAGtcgaaggaagaggaagatgtTCAAGGCAAAGATGGGTTCCTTGCCACCGTCCAG AAGAAAATATTTGACCTCCTATACACAGTCGCAGATCTTCCCTTCTTGAGTTCCCACAAGCCTAAGATCGTT GATCTCATTGAGAAGGCAGAGGAACAACCAAATCTCACCGTTGGCATCCTTGTCGCGATTGTGGTGATCATCTTCACTGTCTTTGTCAAGCTACTCTTCGGGGGAAAGAAACCT GCAAGAGTTGAGAAGAAAACCACCGGAGCCACTGCCGCTTCAAGCAGTGCAGCCGCGAAGGAAGAcgaaaaggagaaggaaggtaCTTCATCTGAGAGTGAGAAGGAAGGAGCCGCTGCTCCTCGCAGAAGGTCGACGACCAGGCGTGAAAACTGA
- the LOC126626579 gene encoding pentatricopeptide repeat-containing protein At5g61800, whose product MNAANATTIAAAIKHCKTPKQLLQLHAHTITNPSLTPLGLIIPTLLHAFIYLLPPSSAPSATASLRYAVALFNRIQNPSTFSFNNIIRAHTALSSPLSALRFFARMRHLSLPPDFHTFPFALKACAHLGFSAFSVSQALHSQSLKFGFASHLFVSNTLIHVYSICHNLSHACKVFDESSHRDVVSYNALLDAFVKAGEISRARQLFEEMPVRDSVSWGTVLAGCAQMDRCEEVLELFDQMLGIRIRPDDVSLVSALSACAQLGDLERGKMIHDYIKRNRIRLSSYFLTALVDFYAKCGCIETAMEIFESNADKNVFTWNAMLVGLAMHGHGKLTLAFFSRMMEAGLKPDGVSFLGVLVGCSHAGFVSEARKLFNEMESVNGVPQELKHYGCMADLLGRAGLIKEAMEMIAKMPMGGDVFVWGGLLGGCRIHGDVEMAKKAAEQVMELDPEDGGVYSIMANVYATAGKWDDVVNVRKSIKDAKRVKKISGCSLIRLEGVTHEFIAGDCLHPKTEAIYLVLNGLQKHQFEAC is encoded by the coding sequence ATGAACGCCGCCAATGCCACCACCATCGCCGCCGCAATCAAACACTGCAAAACCCCAAAACAGCTCCTCCAGCTCCATGCCCACACCATCACCAACCCCTCTCTCACTCCACTCGGTTTGATCATCCCCACCCTCCTCCACGCCTTCATCTATCTCCTCCCGCCCTCCTCCGCCCCCTCTGCAACCGCTTCGCTCAGATATGCCGTCGCTCTCTTCAACCGCATCCAAAACCCATCGACCTTCTCCTTCAACAACATCATCAGAGCCCACACCGCCCTCTCCTCCCCTCTCTCCGCTCTCCGCTTCTTCGCCCGCATGCGccacctctctctccctcctgaCTTCCACACCTTCCCTTTCGCCCTCAAGGCCTGTGCCCATCTCGGGTTTAGTGCATTCTCCGTCTCCCAAGCCCTTCACTCGCAATCCCTCAAGTTCGGGTTCGCCTCTCATTTGTTCGTTTCCAATACCCTCATCCATGTTTACTCAATCTGCCATAATTTGAGCCACGCGTGCAAGGTGTTCGACGAAAGTTCCCACAGGGATGTTGTCTCCTACAATGCCTTGCTCGATGCCTTTGTTAAGGCCGGTGAGATTTCGAGAGCACGCCAACTGTTTGAAGAAATGCCTGTCCGAGACTCCGTCTCGTGGGGTACTGTTTTGGCGGGGTGTGCTCAGATGGATCGGTGCGAGGAAGTGCTTGAATTGTTTGATCAGATGCTTGGTATACGAATTAGGCCTGATGATGTCTCTTTGGTTTCTGCTCTTTCTGCTTGTGCGCAGCTGGGTGATTTGGAACGAGGGAAAATGATCCACGATTACATAAAACGAAACAGGATTCGACTGAGTTCCTACTTCCTAACAGCATTAGTGGACTTTTATGCAAAATGTGGGTGCATTGAGACCGCCATGGAGATATTCGAATCGAATGCAGATAAGAATGTGTTCACATGGAATGCCATGCTTGTCGGGCTTGCAATGCACGGCCACGGCAAGCTGACACTCGCTTTCTTCTCCAGAATGATGGAGGCTGGACTTAAACCAGATGGGGTGAGCTTCTTAGGAGTTTTAGTAGGGTGCAGCCATGCGGGTTTTGTAAGCGAAGCTCGAAAGCTCTTCAACGAAATGGAATCAGTCAACGGGGTCCCTCAAGAGCTCAAGCATTACGGGTGCATGGCTGATCTGCTTGGGAGGGCAGGTCTTATCAAGGAAGCCATGGAGATGATTGCGAAGATGCCGATGGGGGGCGATGTGTTCGTATGGGGTGGATTGCTTGGAGGCTGCAGAATCCACGGCGATGTTGAAATGGCGAAGAAAGCTGCGGAGCAGGTGATGGAGTTGGACCCTGAAGATGGTGGAGTGTATTCGATCATGGCGAATGTTTATGCGACGGCAGGGAAATGGGACGATGTTGTAAATGTTAGAAAGTCTATCAAAGATGCTAAGAGGGTGAAGAAGATCAGCGGTTGTAGTTTGATTCGATTGGAGGGAGTCACTCATGAGTTCATTGCTGGGGATTGCTTGCATCCTAAGACAGAGGCTATATATCTGGTTTTGAATGGTCTTCAGAAACATCAGTTCGAAGCCTGTTAA
- the LOC126626574 gene encoding pentatricopeptide repeat-containing protein At1g08070, chloroplastic-like, which yields MSLRILAPKPKRPSLLEICNGDLDPRQFYQLLSHAVTSGVFATDSVVSSKLLLRSLSRRRLEFSRAIFSQIQNPNIFACNFIFKAFSHSSSPQEAVFHYNLVRRRFPHLLPDNYSFPFLFKACGRLGLPHKGQELHCLAMALGLETDVFVQNGLVSMYSACGMLHCARKVFDLLPVSVRDVVSWNSIVSGYVQSNRNWDALQMFDEMFAFTRPDNVTLVSALTACGKMGCLHLGRQIHGLVLASGFALDVFLGSSLIDMYAKCGRMDDARKVFDRIRNKNVVCWTSMIAGYTQSRLFKDAIELFREMQLDGVEVDAAMVACVISACGRSGALGHGRWVHTYCERIGFYTNISVKNALIDMYSKCGDIKRALEIFHDMSNRDVFTWTAMITGLAMNGDSVGALEVFSQMEASDVRPNEVSFLSILSACSHGGFVDKGFHYFRAMAGIYNLTPRIEHYGCMVDLLGRANLLNEAEKFIGAMPIQPDVVIWRSLLFACRTYGNIALAEFVVKKIEELEPRKFESRVLLSNLYASASRWHEVSTVRKGTAVQGAQKQPGCSLIEVDGLVHEFIVADCSHCQIDSIYETLRGMNKVIRSERFD from the coding sequence ATGTCACTTCGAATCCTCGCACCAAAACCAAAACGGCCGTCTCTGTTAGAAATTTGCAACGGAGATCTCGACCCCAGACAGTTCTACCAGCTCCTCTCGCACGCCGTTACTTCCGGCGTCTTCGCCACCGACTCCGTGGTCTCCAGCAAGCTCCTCCTCCGCTCCCTCTCCCGCCGCCGCCTCGAATTTTCCCGAGCCATCTTCTCCCAGATTCAAAACCCAAATATCTTCGCCTGCAACTTCATCTTCAAAGCCTTCTCCCACAGCTCCTCCCCACAAGAAGCGGTCTTCCACTACAATCTCGTGCGACGTCGTTTTCCCCATTTGCTGCCGGATAACTACTCCTTCCCTTTCCTCTTCAAAGCATGCGGTCGTCTCGGTCTTCCCCACAAAGGCCAAGAGCTTCACTGTTTGGCCATGGCGCTCGGGCTCGAAACCGACGTCTTCGTTCAAAACGGCCTCGTTTCGATGTACTCCGCGTGCGGAATGCTTCACTGTGCTCGTAAAGTCTTCGACTTGCTTCCTGTTTCGGTTCGCGACGTGGTGTCTTGGAACAGCATTGTTTCTGGGTATGTCCAGAGCAATCGGAACTGGGACGCACTCCAGATGTTCGACGAAATGTTTGCATTTACAAGGCCCGATAATGTGACGTTGGTCAGTGCTCTCACTGCTTGTGGGAAGATGGGTTGTCTTCATTTAGGGAGGCAAATTCATGGATTAGTGTTGGCAAGTGGGTTTGCTTTGGACGTCTTCTTGGGTTCCTCTTTGATTGACATGTATGCGAAATGTGGGCGCATGGATGATGCTCGAAAGGTTTTCGATAGAATTAGGAACAAAAATGTAGTGTGTTGGACTTCTATGATCGCTGGTTATACTCAGTCACGTTTGTTCAAGGATGCGATTGAATTGTTTAGGGAAATGCAATTAGATGGAGTTGAAGTAGACGCAGCAATGGTTGCTTGTGTGATATCAGCCTGCGGGCGTTCGGGTGCATTAGGCCATGGAAGATGGGTGCATACATACTGCGAAAGAATCGGCTTTTACACCAACATCTCCGTGAAGAATGCCTTGATTGACATGTATTCAAAGTGCGGAGACATTAAACGGGCTCTTGAAATTTTCCATGACATGAGCAACAGAGATGTATTTACATGGACTGCCATGATAACTGGTCTTGCTATGAACGGGGACTCTGTCGGAGCACTGGAAGTGTTTTCACAAATGGAAGCAAGTGATGTCAGGCCAAACGAGGTTTCATTCCTCAGCATCTTGTCAGCATGCAGTCATGGTGGGTTTGTGGATAAAGGTTTTCATTATTTCAGAGCCATGGCTGGAATATATAACCTCACTCCTCGCATTGAACACTACGGATGCATGGTGGATCTTCTTGGTCGAGCTAATCTGTTAAATGAAGCAGAGAAGTTCATCGGAGCTATGCCAATCCAACCTGATGTGGTTATATGGCGATCTCTGCTTTTTGCATGTAGGACTTATGGAAACATAGCATTGGCAGAGTTTGTAGTAAAAAAGATTGAGGAATTAGAACCAAGAAAGTTTGAGTCTCGTGTTTTGTTATCAAATCTATATGCTTCGGCATCAAGGTGGCATGAAGTGAGCACGGTGAGGAAGGGTACGGCTGTTCAGGGTGCCCAGAAGCAGCCGGGTTGCTCTCTTATAGAAGTAGACGGTCTTGTTCATGAATTCATTGTTGCAGATTGTTCACATTGTCAAATTGATTCGATTTACGAGACGCTTAGAGGAATGAACAAAGTCATACGATCAGAAAGATTTGATTAG
- the LOC126626578 gene encoding uncharacterized protein LOC126626578 codes for MAFRSMNPWKQMSTALRGYATSTSPKMKPYSPAAGATEKSQQSNFKRFMRGDFVPVYVVLGMIAVSVGLGLHTAKQHLKHNPHVYVKKERRETLPEVMEPERVVAESDKFVKNSFFRKVAHVQEFDDYNHAVKDPIRKDVFAHKPDPPRS; via the exons ATGGCTTTCAGATCAATG AATCCCTGGAAACAAATGTCCACCGCCTTACGCGGATACGCCACCTCGACTTCCCCGAAGATGAAACCCTACTCCCCGGCTGCCGGTGCCACCGAAAAGTCCCAACAGAGCAACTTCAAGAGGTTTATGAGGGGCGACTTCGTGCCGGTCTACGTCGTGCTCGGGATGATAGCGGTGTCGGTGGGGCTGGGGCTCCATACCGCCAAGCAGCACCTGAAGCACAACCCCCACGTCTACGTGAAGAAGGAACGGAGAGAGACGCTGCCGGAGGTGATGGAGCCGGAGCGCGTGGTGGCGGAGTCTGACAAGTTCGTTAAAAATTCGTTTTTCAGGAAGGTGGCGCATGTTCAGGAGTTTGACGACTACAATCACGCCGTTAAGGATCCGATCCGGAAAGATGTTTTCGCTCATAAACCCGACCCGCCCCGTTCGTGA